DNA sequence from the Sphingomonas sp. genome:
ATGCCCACCCGACCCACAGCGAGGCGGTCAAGGAAGCGGCGATGGCGGTGACGGGCCTGCCGATCCACATCTGAGTTAATCTCCCCTCCCTGAAATCAGGGAGGGGAGGAAGATCGCCGTCTGTGATAAGGCGCTCGCCATGCCGCCCACCTTCCCAGACGCGCTCGGGCCGACGCTCGATCTCCTGAACCTCGCCGGGATTGCCGTGTTCGCGGTGTCGGGTGCGCTGCTCGCCGCGGAGAAGCGCCAGACGCTCGTCACCTTCGCCTTCTTCGCGGTCGTCACCGGCGTCGGCGGCGGCACGGTGCGCGACGTGCTGATCGGCGCGCCGGTCTTCTGGGTGCATCACAATGTGACCTTGCTGATCTGCCTGGTCGGTGCGCTCGCCGTCTGGGCGCTGCCGCGCCGGCTGTGGCACGACAAGGCCCTGCTCTGGTTCGACGCGATCGGCCTCGCCGCCTTCGCCGCTTTCGGCGCGGCCAAGGCGATGGCGTTCGGCATCGCGCCCTTGCCCGCCTTCGCGATGGGCGTGCTCACCGGTTGCCTGGGCGGCATCATTCGCGACGTGCTGGCGGGCGAGCCGTCGATCCTGATGCGCCCGGAGCTTTACGTCACTGCCGCCGCGCTCTCCGCCGCCGCGATGGTCGGGCTGAGCCTCGCCGGCCTGCCCGGCGGCGTGGCCGGGCCGGTCGCCGCCCTGCTCGGCTTCGGCCTGCGCGGCGCGGCGATCTGGCGCGGCTGGTCGCTGCCCGGCTATCCCGAGCTGTCAGCCCCGCACAAGCCAGGCGACTAGGCTGGCCAGCATCCCGCCTTGCGCGCGGCGAGCGGGCGGCGGCGCGCTCGCCGGACATTCCAGGCAGCGGGCCTGCATGACGGGGCCGTCGAGCAAGGTCTCGGTATCGGCGATCACGCGCGCCATCACCGCATCCGGGCGCGTGCCGGCCTGAGCGAAGATGTCGCGCGCGCTCGCCGGCGCCCGGGTCTGGGACATGCCGGCGAAAACGCTCGCCAGGAATCCGGGCGCCTTTTCGAGGAAGACGGGGCGGGCGGTGTCCGGGTCGATTTCCGCCCGCCGCGCCGCCTCGGCGATTGCCTCGGGCAGCGATCCGAAGCTGTCGACCAGCCCGATCTGCCGGGCGGTGCCGCCGTCCCAGACACGGCCCTGCGCGATTTCGTGGACCCGCGCGACGGGCAGGTCGCGGGCTTGCGAGACAAGCGCGACGAAACGGGCGTAGAGGCTGTCGATGCCCATCTGCAGCATCGTGCCGGCTTCGTCCGAGACCCCGCGCAGGATGTCGGGTTCGCCAGACAGCGGCGTGGTCCGCACGCCGTCCGTGCCGACTCCGATCCGGCGCAGGGTTTCCTCGAAGCTGGGCAGAACGCCGAACACGCCGATCGAGCCGGTGATCGTGGCGGGCTCGGCCAGGATGGTGTCGCCGGCGGTGGCGATCCAGTAGCCGCCGCTCGCGGCCACCGATCCGAACGAGACGACGACCGGAATACCGCGGGCCCGCACGGCATGGATGGCGCGGCGGATCCGTTCGGAGCCCGTCGCCGATCCGCCCGGCGAATCGACCCGAACCACCAGCGCGGAGAGCCGGTTCCCCCGTATGCCCTGCTCCAGATTCTCGACGATCGTCTCGGCGCCCGCATTGCCGGGAGAGGAGCGCCCGTCCGTGATGACTCCGGCGACGGTGAGCACGCCGATCCGTCCGCCCGGCCGGCTCGCCGGATTGTCGGCGAGGAAGGCGTCGTAGCGGACCGCGCGATAGGCGCCGGGCTGGCCGGAAGCGTCGCGGCCGGCCAGCTCGGCCATGCGTCGGCCGAAGGCGGTGCGGTCGCCGACATGATCGACCAGCCCGGCGGCGAGCGCCGCCCGGGCGAAATCGTTGCCGGCGCTGCGCAGGAACGGCATCGGATCGCGGACCCATTCGGCGACCCGCGCGTCGGGCCTGACCTGGCGGACATCCTCCTGCCAATTTTCCCACAGCGCGTCCGCGACCGCCTGATTGGCGCGCCGCGCCTCGGGCGACATGTCGTTGCGCGCATAGGGCTCGACCGCGGATTTGTAGGCGCCGGCCCGATAGATGTGGGCGGTGATGCCGAGCCGCTCCATCAGCCGCGCATAATAGAGCCCGGTCCCGCCCGGCCCGGCGATCCACACCGCCCCCATCGGATCGAGCCAGATCTCGTCGGCATGGGCAGCGAGCTGGTAGCTGTCATAGGTGTAGCCATTGCCGTAGGCGACCACCCGCTTGCCGGCGCGCCGCACCCGGTCGAGCGCGTCGCCGATGTCGCCGATCGCCGCCTGCCCGCCGCCGGTGAAAAGGTCGAGATCGAGCGCGACGGCCCGGATGCGGTTGTCGCCCGCGGCGCTGTCGAGCGCGTGGACGATCTCGGCCAGCCGATATTCGCGCGTCATCGATCCGGCGATGGCGTCGAGCGGGCTGACTTCGGAGGGCTGCTCGACAATCGCGCCGGCGAGGTCGAGCACCAGTGCGCCGTCGCGTGCGCTGTCCCGGTAGGGGCTGGATGACAGCGCCGCGTAAAGGCCGCCGAAGAAGACCAGCATGACGATCAGGACGAGCCCGTCCTTGATCCCGACCAACAGTCGCCAGACCTTGCCCGCGAAGCTCATTTCGTTCCTCCAAGCCGTCCTGCCGGGCTAACGCACCTGGGCGGCTGTGTAAATCCGCGACGTTTGCGCCATGTCCGCTGCGTTCTCTATAAGTAATCAATATTAAAATATATAGTTAATTATTCTTAACTATTTGAATCTGTTGTATCCATTTCGGCTTAGATACTTGTGTCGTCCAAGTAGAATTCATGTACAGTTTGGCTTCTTCCAATGAATGAGAGGAGCAGAGCTCATGTCGTGGACAAATGGAAAGGCAATGACGGCGCTTTCGTCGGTCGTTCTCCTGATGGGTCTGACGGGCTGCGAATCGAACGGCTCGACTCGCTTCACCTCGGTCGGCCAGGCGGGCCCGCCGGGCGCGCAGGGCCCCGTCGGCCCGCCCGGCGCCCAGGGGCCGGCTGGTCCGGGCGGTACCGCGGGCTCCGGCGGGCCGGGAGGTCCGGGCGGCTTGCCCGGCGCCGGTCCGCTCGGCGCATTGGCGGTCGGCGGTCTGATCGGCCCCAGCGGCATCGCCGGCACCGGGTTGCTCGCCAATACCGGCGATCCTGGCGGCAGCGTTCCGGTCGCGTCCGGGGTGCTCGTCGCGGCGGGCGATACGGTCCGGCGCGTCTCCGGCGGCCCGGTCGCGATCCTCGCCGAACGGGTCGATGCGGCGTTGCCTGGCGCGGTGCCGATCGCGGGCCGGGTGGTCGAAGTGATCGCCAATACAGGCCAGGCGCTGGTGCGCACCGGCAACGGCCAGGATTATCTGGTCGACGGCCTGACCGCCGCGCCCGGCGCGCTCGTCAATCTCTCGGTCGGCAATGCCCGCGTGCTGGGCGCGCAGGGGCAGTCGCCGCTAGCCGGGGTCAGCGCGCTCTCGGGCACCCAGAATCAGGGTGAGGGGCTCAGTGTCGGGCTCGGTTCGGACGGCCGCGTGCTGGCTCTCGCCGCGCCGGTCGCCGGTGTCGGCGCGGATGGTCCGGTCGGCAATGCCGTCGGCGCCGTCACCGATGCGGTGGCCGGACTGGTCGCCGGTGCCACGGGCGGCGCCGAAAACGCGCCGGCCAGTCCGGTTCAGGGGCTGGTCCAGTCCGTGACCGGGGCATTGCAGCCACCCGCCGCCGGTCCGTCGCGTCGCCCGCTGGGCGGCATTTTGGGCGGCGTTCTCGGCGGTTCGGCCAGTCCCCCGGGCGGCAACGACTGAGGGGTGTGCGAGGCTTCTTGTGGGGAGGAGCCTCGCCGTCGCCGCCAACAGGAAGGATTCCCCACATGTGCCGAATCTCGCTTGGCGCGCTCGCGCTCGCCGGCTTCGCGGGCGCCGCCGGCGCCCAGACCAGCACGCCGATCGACCGCGAACGGGTGGATCGCGCCCAGCCGGTTGCGCCGGCGGTGGCGGAAGAGCCCGCCCAGGCGCCGGCCGCCGCGATCCGGATCGCGACCGGGGAGGCGGCGGACGCGGCGCCGATCCGCTCGGTCCGGTTCGAGGGCAGCGACGTGCCCGCCATCGTCGCCGGCGCCGCACGCACGTTCATCGGCCGTCCGGCTTCGCGTGCCACGCTCCAGGGGCTCGCCGACGCGATGTCGCGCGCCTATGGGCGCTCGCCTGTCGCGCTCTTCACCATCGCGATTCCGGAACAGGACCTGGCTTCGGGTGACATCCTCGTGATGGTGGCGGAAGGCCATGTCGAGGCGGTGGTGCTGACCGGCGAGGTCGAAGGGCGCGCGCTGGAGCTGGTCACCGCTTATGCCGATCGACTGACTCGCGAGCGGCCGACCAGCCGCCGCGTGCTCGAACGCCATCTCTCGCTGATCCGCGACATTCCGGGGCTTACGACCCGGGCGCGGCTGGAGATGGGCGACACGCCGGGCGGCGTGCGGCTGATCCTGGCGCTCGATTATCGCCGGCCGACCCTGTCGTTCAGCTTCGACAATCGCACGACCCGGCTGGTGCGCGACGGCCAGGTCCAGGCTTCGGCGCGCGGCTACGGCCTGCTCCGCGAGGGCGACGAGACGCAGGTCAATGCCGCCGCCTCGGTCGATTTCGACGATTATGTCTATCTGGGCGCCAGCCACTCCACTCCGGTCGGGCGGGAAGGGACGCGGCTCGCCGGCTCGGTCGGCTATCTGGTAACGCGCCCGGCCGCTACCGGCCGCACCGGCGAAGCGGTCTCCTTCGGTCTCGTCCTCACCCATCCGCTGATCCGCGCCTATCGGCGCAATCTGTCGCTCAGCTTCTCCTTCGATGGGCTGGACAGCCGGAACGCCGCCTTCGGCGCGCTGATCGCGACCGAACGGACCCGGGCGCTGCGCGCGGCCGCCGGCTTTTCCGAGCTGGCGGAGCGTCGTACACTGAGCGGCGGCGTCACTCTCAGCCAGGGCCTCGGCCTGTTCGGCGCGGACGTGGCCGAGGTGATCGGCGATGCGGCCTTCTTCAAGATCAACGGCCGCGCCGCCCTTGATCAGGCGCTGGGGCGGCGGGCGGTCCTGCGCTTGCGCGGTGCCGGCCAGTGGACGAACGATCCGCTGCCTGCGGCCGAGCGGTTCGGCGTCGGTGGCGCCGAATATGGCCGCGCTTTCGAAACCGCCGTGCTCGGCGCCGATCGCGGTCTCGCCGGTCTCGCCGAGCTGGCCTGGCGACCGCTGCGCGTGCCCCGCCTCGCGGGCAGCGAGCTTTACGGCTTCGCCGATCTGGCCGCCGTCCGGCTGCTCGAACGGCCCGGCTTCGCCGGTCAGGACTTCGATCTCGCCTCGGCCGGCGGCGGGGTCCGCTTCGCCTGGGCCGACCGGGCGCTGCTGGAGCTCGAATATGCCCGCGTGGTCGATCGGCCGTTCGAAGCCTATGCCGGGGACTGGCGGATCTCGGTCGCCTGGCGGCTCTCGCTCCGCCCCTGATACGTCCCGCCCGGAAGAAAAGCGCGCTTGCGCTCTTGACCCTGTCCCGGCTGCGCCTAAATCAGCGCGCGTTGGCACTCGCCGTTCGGGAGTGCTAACACGCGAATCATTCGGCGCGGCTGTCCATATGCGGGCGGCCGCGCGATCAGGAAAGGGTTGGATATATGGCTTTTCGTCCGTTGCACGATCGCGTGCTGGTCCGCCGCGTGGAGGCCGAGGAGAAGACGGCCGGCGGCATCATCATCCCCGACACCGCCAAGGAAAAGCCCCAGGAGGGCGAGGTGGTCGCGGTCGGCGCCGGCGTCAAGGCCGAGGACGGCAAGATCACGCCGCTCGACGTCAAGGCCGGCGACAAGATCCTGTTCGGCAAATGGTCGGGCACCGAGGTCAAGATCGACGGCGAAGACCTCATCATCATGAAGGAAAGCGACATCCTCGGGATCGTCGGCTGAGCGGGGAGGGACTCCCCCTCCACGTAGCGTCAACTTCGTCAACTTCCAGATTTGAAAGGTAAGCCACATGGCAGCCAAAGACGTACGCTTTTCGCGTGACGCCCGGGAGCGCATCCTGCGCGGCGTCGACACCCTCGCCGACGCGGTGAAGGTCACCCTGGGCCCCAAGGGCCGTAATGTCGTCATCGACAAGAGCTTCGGCGCGCCGCGCATCACCAAGGACGGCGTCACCGTCGCCAAGGAAATCGAGCTCAAGGACAAGTTCGAGAATATGGGCGCGCAGATGCTGCGCGAGGTCGCGTCGAAGACCAACGACCTGGCCGGCGACGGCACCACCACCGCCACCGTGCTCGCCCAGTCGATCGTCCGTGAGGGCATGAAGTCGGTCGCGGCCGGCATGAACCCGATGGACCTGAAGCGCGGCATCGATCTCGCCGTCACCAAGGTCGTCGAAAATCTCCAGTCCCGCTCCAAGCCGGTCGCCGGCTCGAGCGAGATCGCCCAGGTCGGCATCATCTCCGCCAATGGCGACACCGTCGTCGGCGAGAAGATCGCCGAGGCGATGGAGAAGGTCGGCAAGGAAGGCGTGATCACCGTCGAGGAGGCCAAGGGCCTCGAGTTCGAGCTGGACGTCGTCGAGGGCATGCAGTTCGACCGCGGCTATCTCTCGCCCTACTTCATCACCAATCCGGAGAAGATGACGGTCGAGCTTTCCGATCCGTACATCCTGATCCACGAGAAGAAGCTCAGCAACCTGCAGGCGATGCTTCCGATCCTGGAAGCGGTCGTCCAGTCGGGCCGTCCGCTGCTCATCATCGCCGAGGACATCGAGGGCGAGGCGCTGGCCACGCTCGTGGTGAACAAGCTGCGCGGCGGCCTCAAGGTCGCGGCCGTCAAGGCGCCGGGCTTCGGCGACCGCCGCAAGGCGATGCTGCAGGACATCGCGATCCTGACCGGCGGCGAGATGATCTCGGAGGATCTCGGCATCAAGCTCGAGAGCGTGACCGTGAACATGCTCGGCACCGCCAAGCGCGTCTCCATCGACAAGGACAACACCACCATCGTCGATGGCGCGGGCGAGGCCGATCAGATCAAGGGCCGGATCGAATCGATCCGCCAGCAGATCGAGATCACCACGTCCGATTACGACAAGGAGAAGCTCCAGGAGCGCCTGGCGAAGCTGGCCGGCGGCGTCGCCGTCATCAAGGTCGGCGGCGCGAGCGAGGTCGAGGTGAAGGAGCGCAAGGACCGCGTTGACGACGCCCTCCACGCCACCCGCGCGGCGGTCGAGGAAGGCATCGTCCCCGGCGGCGGCACCGCTCTGCTCTACGCCACCAGGGCGCTCGACGGCCTGAAGGGTGCGAACGACGATCAGACCCGCGGCATCGACATCATCCGCAAGGCGCTGCAGTCGCCGCTGCGGCAGATCGCCGAGAATGCGGGCAGCGACGGCGCGGTCGTCGCCGGCAAGCTGATCGATGGCAATGACGAGAATCTGGGGTTCAACGCCCAGACCGACACCTACGAGAATCTCGTCGCCGCCGGTGTGATCGATCCGACCAAGGTCGTCCGCACCGCGCTCCAGGACGCGGCCTCGGTCGCCGGTCTGCTCATCACGACGGAAGCCGCCGTGTCCGAGCTGCCGGAAGACAAGCCCGCCATGCCGGCGATGCCGGGCGGCGGCATGGGCGGCATGGACTTCTGACGAAGCCGGCCGGCGCGCGAATTCACTTCGCGCCGCTGCCAAGACAAAGAGAAAGGGCCGGGGAAGCGATTCCCCGGCCCGTTCTCTTGCTTTGCCTTCAGGCGCCTACTGGGCGTTGCCGGACCCGTTGCTTTCCGATGCCGCCTCGCCATTCTCCGGCACGGTCTCCTCGGCGACCAGGCTGTCGGCGGAGGTGTCGAAGACATTGTCCTCCAGCATCGCAGCGGCCTCGTTGAGCTGGCGGTCTTCCTCGGCGGTCAGCGCGCCCTGACGTTCGCCGCCGCAGCCGGCGAGTGCCAGTGCGAGCGCGAGGCTGGCGGTTCCCAGGGCCGTTCTCGTTGTCATCTCGATCCTCTCCTTTCGCCCGGGCGGGTCTTAACCCGATACGCAGGCAAAGAAAAAGGGCCGCGCGCCGAAATGGCGCGCGGCCCTGTCGCATCGAGATGCGAAACGCTTACTGCGCGTTGGTGGCAGCGGCGTCGACGGTCTCGGCAGCGGCATCGACCGCGTTGCCGGCGGCGTCGGCGACGTTGGCGGTCGCGTCGGCGGCCTGGTCGAGCAGGTTGGCGGCGGCGTCCTGCGCGTTGGCGAGGTCGCTGTTGGCCTGGTCGATCACGTTCTCGGCGTCGGTGGTCGTGTTGGCGGTTTCGGTGCCGCCGCAGGCGGCCAGGCCGAGCGCGGAAACGGCGACGAGAGCAAAGGCGATCTTCTTCACGATGCTTTCCTTCATTGGTTGCGAGGAGAGAACAATATAATCGCTGGCGAGCGCCGATCGGGCACGCAAGGCCCCCCTCCGGCCCTCCAGCGAACGGCGTTTGTAAGTTATGTTACGGCGAGAGTCTAGCGTTTCTCTACCTTTGCGGTTGGGAAGCTGGTTGCCCGCTTTTCGGAAATTGTCGCGGGACATTGTCGGGTCATATGGGTTGACCATGATATAAAGATATCTTTATATCCGAAAATCATGGCCGACGCGCCCAAGATCTTCGCTTCACTCGCCGATCCGACCCGGCTGCGTATCCTTGCCCTGCTGCGGGCGATGGAGCTCTCCGTCGGTGAGATCGCGCAGGTGCTGGGGCAGAGCCAGCCGCGGGTCTCGCGCCATGTAAAGATTTTGATCGATGCCGGCCTCGCCGAACGGCGCAAGGAGGGCAGCTGGGTGTTCGTCAGCCTCGGTGCGCGCGAACGGGTCGAGCCTCTGTTCCACCTCATCGACTGCTGGACCGGGCTGGACGGCGAAAATGCCTGGACGGTGGCCGACGCCGCCCGGCTGAAGGCGGTGCGCGCCGATCGCGCGACGGCGGCGGAGCGCTATTTCGCCGGCCATGCCGAGCAATGGGACGCGCTGCGCTCGCTCCATGTCGCCGAAAGCGAGGTCGAGGCGGCGATCGGCCGGGCGCTGGGCGGCGCGCCGCTCGGCCGGCTGGTCGATATCGGCACCGGCACGGGACGGATGATCGAATTGTTCGGCCCGGCCTCCGACGGCGCGCTCGGTATCGATCGCTCGCCCGAAATGCTGCGCCTCGCCCGGGTCAAGCTGGCGGAGGCGGGTCTCGATTCGGCCGAACTTCGGCAGGGCGATATGTATGCCCTGCCGCTGCCGTCGGGATCGGCGGACACCGTCATCATCCACCAGGTGCTCCATTATGCGCAGAACCCGACCGCCGCGGTGGCCGAGGCGGCGCGGCTGCTCGCACCCGGCGGGCGGCTGCTGATCGCCGATTTCGCTGCGCATGAGCGCGAGGAGCTGCGCGCCCGTGCCGCTCATCTTCGCCTGGGTTTCGCCGACGAGGCGATGCTGCGCTACCTCGCCGATGCGGGCCTCGAAGGCGAAGTAGTCGAGCATCTAGAGGGTGGCGAGCTCACCGTCACGATCTGGCTCGCCCGGCGCACCGACGCGCGGCTGAAGGTGGTGGCATGAGCCCCGCCGCGCCCGCGCTGGAGCGGATCGGCCGGCCGCTCTTCGCCGACGCGGCCGGCGACATCGCGGTCAGCTTCGAATTCTTCCCGCCGAAGACCGAGAAGATGGAGGCGACGCTCTGGGACTCGATCCAGACGCTCGCCCCGCTTGGCCCGCGCTTCGTCTCCGTCACCTACGGCGCCGGCGGCTCGACGCGCGAGCGCACCCACGCCACCGTCGCGCGGATCGTGCGCGAGACGGCGCTGACCCCCGCCGCGCATCTCACCTGCGTGGATGCGACGCGCGAGGAGATCGACGAGGTGGCTCGTGCTTATTGGGAGGCCGGGGTGCGCCACATCGTCGCCCTGCGCGGCGATCCGCCGGAGCCCGGGGCGGCCTTCGTCTCGCCCGCCGACGGCTATGCCAATGCGGCCGAGCTGGTCGCGGGCCTGAAGCGGATCGCGCCGTTCGACATCTCGATCGCCGCCTATCCGGAATGCCATCCGGATTCGCCGACCCGCGCCGCCGATCTCGACAATCTGAAGCGCAAGATCGACGCCGGCGCCGACCGGGCGATCACGCAATTCTTCTTCTCGCCCGAATGCTTCCTGCGCTTCCGCGACGAGGCGGCGGCGGCGGGGATCGACGCGGAGATCGTGCCCGGCATCCTGCCCGTCTCCAACGTCGCCCAGACCCGCAAGTTCGCCGGCATGTGCGGCGCCGCGATCCCGCTTTGGATGGACCGGCTGTTCGAAGGGCTGGACGATCTGCCCGATGCCCGCAAGCTCGTCGCCGCCACCGTCGCGGCGGAATTGTGCGCGCAGCTTTACGCGGGCGGGGTGCGCAACTTCCATTTTTACACATTGAATCGCGCCGAACTGACCTACGCGATCTGCCATCTGCTCGGCCTCAGGCCCGGGCCGGCGCGCGAGGAGAGAGCGGCATGAGCGCGCGGGAACGGCTGAAGGCCGCCGCCGCCGGGCGCATCCTGCTCACCGACGGCGCGTTCGGCACCGAAATCCAGAACCGCAAGCTCGGCGAGGCCGACTATCGCGGCAAGCTCGTTCTGGCGCGCGACCAGAAGGGCAATAACGATATCCTGGCGCTGACCCGCCCCGACATCGTCGAGGAGATCACCCGCGCCTATCTGGCCGCCGGCTCCGACATCGTCTCGACCAACACGTTCAGCGCCAACGCGATCAGCCAGGCCGATTATGCCGCCGAGCATCTGGTCGCGGACATCAACATCGCCTCCGCCCGGATCGCCCGCGCCGCCGCCGATGATTTCGAGGCGCAGGACGGCCGCCCCCGCTTCGTCGCCGGCGCGATCGGCCCGACCAACAAGACACTGTCGCTTTCGCCCGACGTCAACGATCCGGGCTTCCGCGAGATCGATTTCGACGGATTGAAGGCCGTCTACCGCCAGCAGGCCGATGCGCTGATCGCGGGCGGGGCGGACTTCATCCTGATCGAGACGATCTTCGACACGCTCAATGCCAAGGCCGGCATCATGGCGGCGCGCGAGGCGGGCGCGGCGCTCGGCCGCGACGTGCCGCTGATGATCTCGATGACGCTCACCGACCTCAGCGGGCGTAACCTCTCCGGCCACACGGTCGAGGCCTTCTGGCACGCGGTGCGCCATGCCGACGCGGTGACGATCGGCCTCAACTGCTCGTTCGGCGCGCAGCAATTGCGGCCGCACGTCCAGGCGCTGTCCGGCATCGCCGACACGCTGATCATGGCCTATCCCAATGCCGGCCTGCCCAACGAGCTGGGCGAATATGACGAGCTGCCGGAGCAGACGGCGGCGTTGCTCAGGGAATGGGCGGAGGCCGGCTGGGTCAACATTATCGGCGGCTGCTGCGGCTCGACGCCGGCGCACATCGCCGCGATGGCGCAGGCGGTGGCGGGCTTCGCGCCGCGCAAGCTGCCCGTGCCGCCCGTGGTGACCCGGCTTGCCGGCCTCGAGCCGATGACGCTCGCTGCCTGATATCATGGCCGATCAGCCCCGCGCCACCTTCGTCAATATCGGCGAGCGCACCAACGTCACCGGCTCCGCCCGGTTCAAGAAGCTCGTCATGGCCGGCGATTATGCCGCCGCGGTCGAGGTCGCGCGCCAGCAGGTCGAGAACGGCGCGCAGGTGATCGACGTCAACATGGACGAGGGCCTGCTCGATGCCGAGCTGGCCATGACCACCTATCTGAAGCTGATCGCGGCCGAGCCGGACATCGCGCGCGTGCCGGTGATGGTCGATTCGTCCAAATGGGCGGTGATCGAGGCCGGGCTGAAATGCGTGTCCGGCAAGCCGATCGTCAATTCGATCAGCATGAAGGAGGGCGAGGAGGAATTCCTGCGCCTCGCCCGCAAGGTGCGCGGCTATGGCGCGGCGGTGGTCGTCATGGCCTTCGACGAGACCGGCCAGGCCGACACCGCCGCGCGCAAGATCGAGATCTGTTCGCGCGCCTATGACCTGCTTGTCGCCGACGGCTTCCCGCCCGAGGACATCATCTTCGATCCCAACATCTTCGCGGTCGCGACGGGGATCGAGGAGCACCGCACCTATGCGGTCGATTTCATCGAGGCGTGCAAGATCATCCGCCAGCGCTGCCCGCACGCCCATATCTCCGGCGGCCTGTCCAACCTCAGCTTCTCGTTCCGGGGGAACGAACCGGTGCGCCGGGCGATGCACTCGGTCTTCCTCTATCATGCCGTCCCGGCCGGGCTGGACATGGCGATCGTCAATGCCGGCCAGCTCGACGTCTACGACACGATCGATCCGGTGCTGCGCGAGGCGTGCGAGGATGTCGTCCTCAACCGCCGTGAGGACGCCACCGAACGGCTCGTGACGATCGCCGAAAAATATCTGGGCAGCGATCCCGTCCGCGAGAAGGCCGAGGCGGAATGGCGCGGCTGGCCGGTCGCCAGGCGGCTGGAACATGCCCTGGTCAAGGGCATCGACGCTTATGTGGTCGAGGACACGGAGGAGGCGCGCCAGTCTGCCGCTCGCCCGATCGAGGTGATCGAAGGCCCGCTGATGGACGGCATGAACGTCGTCGGCGACCTGTTCGGGTCCGGCAAGATGTTCCTGCCGCAGGTGGTGAAATCGGCGCGCGTGATGAAGAAGGCGGTTGCTTATCTGCTGCCCTTCATCGAGGCGGAGAAGGACGAGAACGCCAAGGGCAAGGGCCTGGTCGTGATGGCCACGGTCAAGGGCGACGTCCACGATATCGGCAAGAACATCGTCGGCGTCGTGCTCCAGTGCAACGGTTTCGAGATCGTCGATCTGGGCGTGATGGTGCCCTGGCAGGACATCCTGAAAGCCGCCAACGAGAACGAGGCGGACATGATCGGCCTCAGCGGCCTGATCACCCCGTCGCTCGATGAGATGGTGACGGTGGCCGAGGAGATGCAGCGCGAGAAGATGACGATGCCGCTGCTGATCGGCGGCGCGACCACCAGCCGCGTCCACACCGCGCTCCGGATCGATCCCGCCTATGACGGTCCCGTGCTCCACGTTCTCGATGCCAGCCGCGCCGTCGGCGTCGCTTCCAGCCTCGTCTCCGACACGCAGAAGGCGCCGCTGGTCGACAAGACCGCCGAGGATTATGAGGCCATCCGCATCGCGCGCTCCAATAAGGGGCAGAGCGCGCTGGCGACGCTCGCCGAGGCGCGCGCCAACGGTTTCGCTTACGATCCGGCCGGCAAGGCACCGCCGCCGGCGCGTCCCGGCGTCCACCATTTCAACGACTGGCCGCTGCGCGAGCTGCGCGACAGCATCGACTGGACGCCCTTCTTCCGCGCCTGGGAGCTGGCCGGCACCTATCCCGCGATCCTCGACGACGAGGTGGTGGGCGAAAGCGCGCGGTC
Encoded proteins:
- a CDS encoding trimeric intracellular cation channel family protein — its product is MPPTFPDALGPTLDLLNLAGIAVFAVSGALLAAEKRQTLVTFAFFAVVTGVGGGTVRDVLIGAPVFWVHHNVTLLICLVGALAVWALPRRLWHDKALLWFDAIGLAAFAAFGAAKAMAFGIAPLPAFAMGVLTGCLGGIIRDVLAGEPSILMRPELYVTAAALSAAAMVGLSLAGLPGGVAGPVAALLGFGLRGAAIWRGWSLPGYPELSAPHKPGD
- a CDS encoding ShlB/FhaC/HecB family hemolysin secretion/activation protein, with the translated sequence MCRISLGALALAGFAGAAGAQTSTPIDRERVDRAQPVAPAVAEEPAQAPAAAIRIATGEAADAAPIRSVRFEGSDVPAIVAGAARTFIGRPASRATLQGLADAMSRAYGRSPVALFTIAIPEQDLASGDILVMVAEGHVEAVVLTGEVEGRALELVTAYADRLTRERPTSRRVLERHLSLIRDIPGLTTRARLEMGDTPGGVRLILALDYRRPTLSFSFDNRTTRLVRDGQVQASARGYGLLREGDETQVNAAASVDFDDYVYLGASHSTPVGREGTRLAGSVGYLVTRPAATGRTGEAVSFGLVLTHPLIRAYRRNLSLSFSFDGLDSRNAAFGALIATERTRALRAAAGFSELAERRTLSGGVTLSQGLGLFGADVAEVIGDAAFFKINGRAALDQALGRRAVLRLRGAGQWTNDPLPAAERFGVGGAEYGRAFETAVLGADRGLAGLAELAWRPLRVPRLAGSELYGFADLAAVRLLERPGFAGQDFDLASAGGGVRFAWADRALLELEYARVVDRPFEAYAGDWRISVAWRLSLRP
- the sppA gene encoding signal peptide peptidase SppA, with protein sequence MSFAGKVWRLLVGIKDGLVLIVMLVFFGGLYAALSSSPYRDSARDGALVLDLAGAIVEQPSEVSPLDAIAGSMTREYRLAEIVHALDSAAGDNRIRAVALDLDLFTGGGQAAIGDIGDALDRVRRAGKRVVAYGNGYTYDSYQLAAHADEIWLDPMGAVWIAGPGGTGLYYARLMERLGITAHIYRAGAYKSAVEPYARNDMSPEARRANQAVADALWENWQEDVRQVRPDARVAEWVRDPMPFLRSAGNDFARAALAAGLVDHVGDRTAFGRRMAELAGRDASGQPGAYRAVRYDAFLADNPASRPGGRIGVLTVAGVITDGRSSPGNAGAETIVENLEQGIRGNRLSALVVRVDSPGGSATGSERIRRAIHAVRARGIPVVVSFGSVAASGGYWIATAGDTILAEPATITGSIGVFGVLPSFEETLRRIGVGTDGVRTTPLSGEPDILRGVSDEAGTMLQMGIDSLYARFVALVSQARDLPVARVHEIAQGRVWDGGTARQIGLVDSFGSLPEAIAEAARRAEIDPDTARPVFLEKAPGFLASVFAGMSQTRAPASARDIFAQAGTRPDAVMARVIADTETLLDGPVMQARCLECPASAPPPARRAQGGMLASLVAWLVRG
- the groES gene encoding co-chaperone GroES; translation: MAFRPLHDRVLVRRVEAEEKTAGGIIIPDTAKEKPQEGEVVAVGAGVKAEDGKITPLDVKAGDKILFGKWSGTEVKIDGEDLIIMKESDILGIVG
- the groL gene encoding chaperonin GroEL (60 kDa chaperone family; promotes refolding of misfolded polypeptides especially under stressful conditions; forms two stacked rings of heptamers to form a barrel-shaped 14mer; ends can be capped by GroES; misfolded proteins enter the barrel where they are refolded when GroES binds); the encoded protein is MAAKDVRFSRDARERILRGVDTLADAVKVTLGPKGRNVVIDKSFGAPRITKDGVTVAKEIELKDKFENMGAQMLREVASKTNDLAGDGTTTATVLAQSIVREGMKSVAAGMNPMDLKRGIDLAVTKVVENLQSRSKPVAGSSEIAQVGIISANGDTVVGEKIAEAMEKVGKEGVITVEEAKGLEFELDVVEGMQFDRGYLSPYFITNPEKMTVELSDPYILIHEKKLSNLQAMLPILEAVVQSGRPLLIIAEDIEGEALATLVVNKLRGGLKVAAVKAPGFGDRRKAMLQDIAILTGGEMISEDLGIKLESVTVNMLGTAKRVSIDKDNTTIVDGAGEADQIKGRIESIRQQIEITTSDYDKEKLQERLAKLAGGVAVIKVGGASEVEVKERKDRVDDALHATRAAVEEGIVPGGGTALLYATRALDGLKGANDDQTRGIDIIRKALQSPLRQIAENAGSDGAVVAGKLIDGNDENLGFNAQTDTYENLVAAGVIDPTKVVRTALQDAASVAGLLITTEAAVSELPEDKPAMPAMPGGGMGGMDF